The following are encoded in a window of Chitinophagaceae bacterium genomic DNA:
- the hscB gene encoding Fe-S protein assembly co-chaperone HscB, whose protein sequence is MLYICSMNYFDLFELPVSLKIDQGSLAQKYFELQKKYHPDFFTQATEHEQEEALEISSQLNKALKVFKNKEETIKYVLQLKGLLEEEEKYQLPPDFLMEMMELNEGLSGDSFLQVTNREQELYSIVEPIIEHYNDSTVTTADLLKLKEYYYKKKYIQRILDRTGG, encoded by the coding sequence ATGTTGTACATTTGCAGCATGAACTACTTCGACCTGTTTGAACTGCCCGTTTCCCTGAAAATAGACCAGGGCAGTCTTGCCCAAAAATATTTTGAGTTGCAGAAGAAATATCACCCCGATTTCTTTACACAGGCTACCGAACATGAACAGGAAGAAGCGCTGGAAATATCTTCCCAACTGAACAAGGCCCTCAAGGTCTTTAAGAATAAGGAAGAGACCATTAAGTACGTTCTGCAACTGAAGGGCCTGCTGGAGGAAGAGGAAAAATACCAGTTACCCCCGGATTTTTTAATGGAAATGATGGAACTGAATGAAGGGCTATCCGGTGATTCCTTTTTACAGGTAACAAACAGGGAGCAGGAACTGTACAGCATAGTGGAACCCATCATTGAGCATTACAATGATTCAACGGTCACTACCGCCGACCTGCTGAAACTGAAAGAATACTATTACAAGAAAAAATACATCCAGCGTATTTTGGACAGAACAGGCGGATAA
- a CDS encoding GIY-YIG nuclease family protein: MFTVYSIKSIHRNYIYVGLTNDIGRRFNEHQKGQNKTTAPYKPFVLIYQENFTTRSEARNREVYLKSGIGKEFLKQLLKDQGNKGRIGRRSRLKTCLPAGRSAVRKDVQVRFLFWARKSFAKCGAFFILEPCLQCIL, from the coding sequence ATGTTTACAGTGTATTCTATAAAAAGTATTCATAGGAATTACATCTATGTAGGTCTTACAAATGATATTGGAAGGCGATTTAATGAACACCAAAAGGGACAAAACAAAACCACTGCTCCTTATAAACCGTTTGTATTAATATATCAGGAGAACTTTACTACCAGATCTGAAGCCAGAAATAGAGAAGTTTACTTGAAATCAGGAATAGGTAAAGAGTTTTTAAAACAATTACTAAAAGATCAGGGTAATAAAGGGAGAATTGGTAGACGCAGCAGGCTCAAAACCTGCCTGCCGGCAGGCAGGTCTGCCGTTCGCAAGGATGTGCAGGTTCGATTCCTGTTCTGGGCACGTAAAAGCTTCGCTAAATGCGGGGCTTTTTTTATTTTAGAACCATGTTTACAGTGTATTCTATAA
- a CDS encoding GIY-YIG nuclease family protein, producing MFTVYSIKSIHRNYIYVGLTNDIGRRFNEHQKGQNKTTAPYKPFVLIYQENFTTRSKPEIEVYLKSGIGKEFLKQLLKDQFK from the coding sequence ATGTTTACAGTGTATTCTATAAAAAGTATTCATAGGAATTACATCTATGTAGGTCTTACAAATGATATTGGAAGGCGATTTAATGAACACCAAAAGGGACAAAACAAAACCACTGCTCCTTATAAACCGTTTGTATTAATATATCAGGAGAACTTCACTACCAGATCTAAGCCAGAAATAGAAGTTTACTTGAAATCAGGAATAGGTAAAGAGTTTTTAAAACAATTACTAAAAGATCAGTTTAAATAA
- a CDS encoding cysteine synthase family protein has product MKDYTCYENIAPELAGKKLANKFQHFWELVGNTPMLEITYRYKKDTRRIYVKCEHYNLTGSIKDRMALYILQQAYQFHKIKPGDTIVEATSGNTGISFSAIGRALGHDVRIIMPDWLSKERKDIIKSLGAEVILVSKEQGGFLGSIALSEKMYRENDHIFLPRQFENFYNAEAHEKTTAKEIWMQLQSVDVTPGAFVAGVGTGGTIMGTGKYLRSRDPAIKIHPLEPAESPTLSTGYKTGSHRIQGISDEFIPAIVHLDQLDEVIKVSDGDSIIMAQKLAGQLGLAVGISSGANIIGAIQLQNMPGMEHCNVVTVFSDSNKKYLSTDLMKEEPVKEGFLSPDVELVDYKAIHR; this is encoded by the coding sequence ATGAAAGATTACACCTGTTATGAGAACATAGCTCCCGAACTGGCGGGAAAGAAACTGGCAAACAAATTCCAGCACTTCTGGGAACTCGTTGGCAATACCCCCATGCTGGAGATCACCTATCGCTATAAAAAGGATACCAGGAGAATCTATGTAAAGTGCGAACATTATAACCTTACAGGCAGCATAAAGGACCGTATGGCACTTTATATTTTACAGCAGGCATACCAGTTCCACAAAATAAAACCCGGGGATACCATTGTTGAAGCCACCAGTGGCAACACGGGGATCTCGTTCAGCGCCATCGGCAGGGCATTGGGCCATGATGTTAGGATCATCATGCCCGACTGGCTGAGTAAGGAACGGAAAGATATCATCAAAAGTCTGGGGGCAGAGGTCATCCTGGTGTCAAAAGAGCAGGGTGGCTTCCTGGGCAGCATAGCCCTGAGTGAAAAGATGTACCGGGAAAATGATCATATATTCCTACCCCGGCAGTTTGAGAACTTCTATAATGCCGAAGCGCACGAAAAGACTACCGCGAAGGAAATATGGATGCAGTTGCAATCGGTTGATGTGACACCCGGTGCATTTGTTGCCGGTGTGGGTACCGGCGGTACCATCATGGGTACAGGTAAATACCTGCGGTCAAGAGATCCCGCCATTAAGATCCACCCGCTTGAACCTGCTGAATCACCTACGCTTTCTACGGGCTATAAAACAGGATCACACCGCATCCAGGGCATATCGGATGAATTCATTCCTGCCATCGTACACCTGGATCAGCTGGATGAAGTGATAAAAGTTTCAGATGGCGATTCCATTATCATGGCGCAAAAACTAGCCGGGCAACTGGGCCTGGCCGTCGGGATCTCGTCCGGCGCCAATATCATTGGTGCTATACAGTTGCAGAACATGCCGGGCATGGAACACTGCAATGTGGTCACGGTCTTTTCCGACAGTAATAAAAAATACCTGAGTACCGACCTGATGAAGGAGGAGCCTGTAAAGGAGGGGTTTCTTTCACCGGATGTGGAATTGGTGGATTATAAAGCGATCCACCGGTGA
- a CDS encoding tetratricopeptide repeat protein, whose product MKKILLLLFGMVVCAGPVSAQTSTGYNNQGLVKFKAKDYAGALLDFNKAIELDATNEKALHNRGLVKYALKDYEGAIKDHSKAIELNPSYSNAYNDRGLVYYRLNKTAEALQDYTKAIAADPAYFTAYKNRAVAQYAARNYNAAIADYEKCIELQPASADGYMGRGNAKNILKEYAAAIRDFSKAIELDPSLAAAFLNRGNAKFLMNDMEGALADFKKVTVLQPDNANVYFNLGVIYGSQHKSSEAIAAFKRYNVLLPNEWNGYKGTADIYYLQLNRYDSSEFFYNKAYQLNKQEKDILQRYGYSLLNQKKIPEAIVLFRNQVAYLPDDYWGYYNLGAAYSMGKQPAEAIKNLDIALNKRMVELDHWQTDKNLNNVRMLEDFKGMVKKYFTKETLAKYPALFGGF is encoded by the coding sequence ATGAAAAAAATATTGTTGCTGCTCTTCGGTATGGTTGTTTGTGCCGGGCCGGTTTCTGCACAAACTTCCACCGGGTATAATAACCAGGGACTGGTAAAGTTCAAAGCAAAGGATTATGCCGGTGCCTTACTGGACTTCAATAAAGCCATTGAACTGGATGCAACGAATGAAAAAGCATTGCATAACAGGGGATTGGTAAAATATGCACTCAAGGATTATGAAGGTGCCATAAAAGATCACAGCAAAGCCATCGAACTGAACCCATCTTATTCCAATGCATACAACGACCGGGGGCTTGTTTATTACCGTCTCAATAAGACGGCAGAGGCCCTGCAGGATTATACAAAGGCCATTGCAGCCGACCCGGCTTATTTCACTGCCTATAAGAACCGGGCCGTTGCACAATACGCTGCCAGGAATTACAATGCTGCCATTGCCGATTATGAAAAATGTATTGAGCTGCAGCCCGCCAGTGCAGATGGGTACATGGGCAGGGGCAATGCAAAGAACATCCTGAAAGAGTATGCAGCAGCTATCAGGGATTTCAGCAAGGCCATTGAACTTGACCCCTCCTTAGCGGCTGCATTCCTGAACCGGGGCAATGCAAAATTTTTGATGAATGATATGGAGGGGGCACTGGCAGATTTTAAAAAAGTGACGGTATTGCAGCCGGACAATGCCAATGTGTATTTTAACCTGGGGGTCATTTACGGAAGCCAGCATAAGAGCAGTGAGGCGATCGCTGCATTTAAACGATACAATGTGCTGCTGCCAAATGAATGGAATGGTTATAAGGGAACAGCGGATATCTATTATTTACAGCTTAACCGGTACGACAGCAGCGAATTCTTTTACAATAAAGCATACCAGTTGAATAAGCAGGAAAAGGATATCCTGCAGCGCTACGGCTACAGCCTGCTGAACCAGAAAAAAATACCCGAGGCCATTGTCCTGTTCCGGAACCAGGTAGCATACCTGCCCGATGATTACTGGGGCTATTATAACCTGGGCGCAGCCTACAGTATGGGCAAGCAACCTGCCGAAGCCATTAAAAACCTGGATATCGCTTTGAACAAGCGCATGGTGGAACTGGATCACTGGCAAACTGATAAGAACCTGAACAATGTGCGGATGCTGGAAGATTTTAAAGGGATGGTGAAGAAATATTTTACGAAGGAGACCCTGGCGAAATACCCGGCGCTTTTTGGCGGATTTTAG
- a CDS encoding caspase family protein yields the protein MLKIRTLVLSALFSLVTACSVSQTKHALVVAIGNYPDPINNGWAVINSLNDVALIKNALVNSQQFSERNIQVLTDSMATKKGIVDALDKLIGNVKENDIVIVHFSSHGEQIEDDNNDEIDGLDEVIVPYGAVFDADPAKFSELSSAYLRDDLFGDRVTRLRNKLGKNGDLLVIIDACHSGSGTRGVETAKIRGGNIPMVSSKFGTQHLPVKDEKGVFNEGPAARLSDNAATFVVISGAQAKEVNYECYDDNNNPVGSLSYSFSKTISSLKGNITYRGLFAMIENIMREKAPKQKPVLEGDGIDRELFGGKYEKQQPYFTINRGQSKNDLVALNAGFVSGITKGSEINFFNPGTTGTAGKKRINSGKVISTSPFTSVVKLDSADDKLINLNPWAFINELSYGGEKLKFSVRDIKAVAKMVQDSLKDFQLVEFNANYDLILDTSGSTNNWALKYPNSGAVFQDGFVFSRTQNMEALKEALKRYDRFRYLKGLSINESGLSAIVELVFLDAKGKIDSVRLASRTHFGRLELLEGDDVYLRIINNGNKQFYINIVDIQPDGIINPVMPNKNLKDRNGNPYPLKWEDCLVKKYDTLFLRDYPISIQKPYGEEIFKVFLSTSALDLEDILTTKDIKAASNKRGVLSGLEKIFISSNINENGTRGGVGTKVNADQNGTVFSLNFQILPK from the coding sequence ATGTTGAAGATCAGAACCCTGGTTCTATCCGCCCTGTTCAGTTTGGTAACTGCCTGTTCGGTTTCACAGACAAAACATGCCCTGGTGGTGGCGATCGGAAATTATCCTGATCCCATCAATAACGGGTGGGCGGTCATTAACTCGTTGAATGATGTTGCACTGATCAAGAATGCACTGGTCAACAGCCAGCAGTTCAGTGAAAGGAATATACAGGTACTGACCGATTCCATGGCTACCAAAAAAGGCATCGTGGATGCACTGGATAAGCTGATCGGGAACGTAAAGGAAAATGATATCGTGATTGTCCATTTCTCCAGCCATGGAGAGCAGATCGAAGATGATAACAATGATGAGATCGATGGCCTGGATGAGGTGATCGTTCCTTACGGCGCTGTCTTTGATGCGGACCCGGCCAAATTCAGCGAGCTGTCGTCTGCTTATTTGCGGGATGACCTTTTTGGCGACCGGGTAACCCGGTTAAGGAATAAGCTGGGTAAGAACGGAGACCTGCTGGTGATCATTGATGCCTGTCATTCCGGTTCCGGTACAAGAGGAGTGGAAACTGCCAAGATACGCGGGGGGAATATTCCAATGGTGAGCAGTAAGTTCGGTACACAGCATTTACCGGTCAAAGATGAGAAGGGGGTCTTTAATGAAGGGCCGGCAGCAAGGCTCAGTGATAATGCAGCCACCTTTGTGGTGATTTCGGGGGCGCAGGCAAAGGAAGTTAATTATGAATGTTATGATGATAACAATAACCCCGTGGGTTCATTATCCTATTCATTCAGTAAAACCATATCATCCTTAAAGGGGAATATAACCTACCGGGGACTTTTTGCAATGATCGAGAATATCATGCGGGAAAAAGCGCCCAAACAAAAACCGGTCCTGGAAGGGGATGGTATCGACCGGGAACTTTTTGGAGGAAAATATGAAAAGCAGCAACCTTATTTTACCATCAACCGGGGCCAGAGCAAGAATGACCTGGTTGCTTTAAATGCCGGGTTTGTTTCGGGCATAACAAAAGGATCGGAGATCAATTTCTTTAACCCGGGTACCACCGGCACGGCAGGTAAAAAAAGGATCAACAGCGGCAAGGTCATCAGTACATCCCCATTTACCTCCGTGGTAAAACTGGATAGTGCGGATGATAAATTAATAAACCTCAATCCATGGGCATTTATCAATGAATTATCCTATGGGGGAGAAAAGCTTAAATTCTCCGTGCGGGATATCAAAGCCGTGGCCAAAATGGTGCAGGACAGCCTGAAGGATTTTCAATTGGTTGAATTCAATGCGAACTATGACCTGATCCTTGACACGTCGGGCTCCACAAACAACTGGGCATTAAAATATCCCAACAGCGGCGCTGTTTTCCAGGATGGGTTTGTTTTTTCCAGGACGCAGAATATGGAAGCCCTTAAAGAAGCGCTGAAAAGGTATGACCGCTTCCGCTATTTGAAAGGCTTATCAATTAATGAATCCGGCCTTTCGGCAATTGTGGAATTGGTCTTTCTGGATGCTAAAGGGAAAATTGACAGTGTCAGGCTGGCATCAAGGACCCATTTTGGGCGGCTGGAGCTATTGGAGGGTGATGATGTTTATTTACGCATCATCAATAACGGCAACAAACAATTTTATATCAACATAGTAGATATTCAGCCCGATGGTATCATAAACCCGGTGATGCCCAATAAGAACCTGAAGGACAGGAATGGCAACCCGTATCCGTTAAAATGGGAGGACTGCCTGGTCAAAAAATATGATACCCTTTTTCTCCGGGATTATCCCATCAGCATCCAGAAACCCTATGGGGAAGAAATATTCAAAGTATTCCTGTCCACGTCGGCACTTGACCTGGAAGATATTTTAACAACAAAGGACATCAAGGCAGCCAGTAATAAAAGAGGGGTATTGAGCGGGTTGGAAAAAATATTCATCAGTTCCAACATCAATGAGAACGGGACAAGGGGTGGGGTAGGAACAAAAGTAAATGCAGACCAGAATGGGACGGTTTTTTCACTGAACTTCCAGATATTACCAAAGTAA
- a CDS encoding tetratricopeptide repeat protein, whose protein sequence is MQVIYLFAKKTLFLFLLCLAGFLMQAQPPGTSRGVTVATTATADSSTGNVYAIITGVSKYPGITPLKYADKDALLFRDFLQTPSGGNTRPENILSLINDSAKAADFNVKAYSWLLSRKLKKGDRLYLYFSGHGDAMSEDLYFFLPYDCEPNKDDHNYLGTGNINMHTVKTLFIKPLAARGVDVLLIMDACRTNELPGGKEGQQNFTNNFIAEQKMGETLLLSTGAGQVSIESPSIGNGHGLFTYYLIDGLAGAADKDSLNGDNDGRVSLGEISTYVKNQVKRIARTSFNTVQIPYYCCAEKDLNTISKVDAPTFTAWEYSKKLQQLSSDQNVFAVNNARPGVKGVGDLSGNDTMQIKIYNQFNDALKTEKLVGEASAETFYQEMEKKWPGSMISEDAKYSLAAKYLNFCQQKINLFLGGKGLIHIVYMEKEINKDKRESDKAAITDLGEQIKKLKTLVTTGFDVAATMMEKAFDILKQEPALVEPLHAKLDFLRTMAAYADKKTKQEELVRLCRQAIASEPQSAAGYQLMGWIYQDMQDDSCEYYFKKAADIAPKWAYPMNGLGNYYISKNDKKKAIRYFTMATQLDNLMGNAYRNIGMTYYNQKIFDSAKYFFRKAIDIDPCDPYANENYGTANADYISPEFGSIRTDSLYFTIARKFFYKSINCNPGFASGYQKLAALYSRAKYEDSALAILHYAVEMNPENGEVFRNLGTYYLYNRRDTLQAEENFKKAIALDPSTGDNYFALARLYRKQKNKDKAIAVYTEALDKIGSNRDLYNELGNVYFEAPSQFDMAIRFYKKALQIDPTLAYVHFNLGKLYGVKDAVKDSSIYHYSKAVLYDPDRFQQMNYSITEFYTSNKRTAEAKAFYRQMLEKGIASKFWLNSYTERLVTILIEEKDLAEAERTLKQYLDPGSDKELYAKLSAAITAGPGND, encoded by the coding sequence ATGCAAGTGATCTATTTATTTGCTAAAAAGACACTATTCCTTTTTCTTTTATGCCTTGCCGGTTTTCTCATGCAGGCACAGCCGCCCGGTACAAGCAGGGGGGTAACTGTTGCCACAACAGCAACGGCCGACAGTAGCACGGGCAATGTATACGCCATTATTACCGGTGTTTCCAAATACCCCGGCATAACCCCGCTGAAATATGCCGATAAGGATGCATTGTTATTCCGCGACTTTTTACAAACCCCTTCCGGTGGGAATACAAGACCCGAAAATATATTATCGCTCATCAACGACAGTGCAAAAGCTGCCGACTTTAATGTAAAAGCCTATAGCTGGTTGCTAAGCAGGAAACTGAAAAAGGGCGACCGCCTGTATCTCTACTTCAGCGGCCACGGGGATGCGATGAGCGAAGATCTCTATTTTTTCCTTCCCTACGACTGCGAGCCAAATAAGGATGACCACAATTACCTGGGTACCGGGAACATCAACATGCATACGGTAAAAACGCTGTTCATAAAGCCCTTGGCAGCCCGGGGAGTGGATGTATTGCTGATCATGGATGCATGCCGGACCAATGAACTTCCGGGTGGAAAAGAAGGCCAGCAGAATTTCACCAACAATTTCATAGCCGAGCAGAAGATGGGGGAAACCCTGTTGCTTTCAACAGGCGCCGGGCAGGTTTCCATTGAAAGCCCCTCCATCGGTAACGGGCATGGCCTGTTCACGTATTACCTGATAGATGGCCTGGCAGGTGCTGCTGATAAAGATTCGCTGAATGGCGACAACGACGGCAGGGTATCATTGGGCGAAATATCCACCTATGTAAAGAACCAGGTGAAGCGGATTGCCCGCACCTCTTTCAATACTGTTCAGATACCTTATTACTGCTGTGCCGAAAAAGACCTTAACACCATCAGCAAAGTAGATGCCCCCACTTTTACTGCCTGGGAATATTCAAAAAAACTTCAGCAACTGAGTTCCGACCAAAATGTATTTGCGGTAAACAACGCCAGGCCGGGGGTAAAAGGGGTTGGCGACCTTTCCGGCAATGACACGATGCAAATAAAGATCTACAACCAGTTCAACGACGCACTAAAAACGGAGAAACTGGTTGGTGAAGCGTCTGCCGAAACATTTTACCAGGAAATGGAAAAAAAATGGCCGGGCAGTATGATCTCCGAAGATGCAAAATATTCGCTGGCGGCAAAATACCTGAACTTCTGCCAGCAAAAGATAAACCTGTTCCTCGGCGGGAAGGGGCTGATCCACATTGTGTATATGGAAAAGGAGATCAATAAAGATAAACGGGAAAGCGACAAGGCTGCCATAACAGACCTGGGTGAACAGATAAAAAAATTAAAGACACTGGTAACCACTGGTTTTGACGTGGCGGCAACCATGATGGAGAAAGCATTTGATATACTGAAGCAGGAACCGGCCCTGGTGGAACCGCTTCATGCAAAACTTGATTTCCTGAGAACAATGGCCGCTTACGCGGATAAAAAAACAAAGCAGGAAGAACTGGTACGGCTTTGCCGGCAGGCGATAGCCAGTGAACCGCAATCCGCCGCAGGGTACCAGCTGATGGGATGGATATACCAGGATATGCAGGATGACTCCTGCGAATATTATTTCAAGAAGGCAGCAGATATAGCGCCCAAATGGGCTTATCCCATGAATGGCCTGGGGAATTATTATATTTCAAAGAACGATAAGAAGAAGGCCATCCGGTATTTTACAATGGCTACGCAGCTGGATAACCTGATGGGCAATGCGTACCGGAATATCGGGATGACCTACTACAACCAGAAAATATTTGATTCCGCTAAATATTTTTTCAGGAAAGCGATCGATATAGACCCCTGCGACCCGTATGCCAATGAAAATTACGGAACTGCCAATGCGGATTATATATCACCCGAATTTGGAAGCATACGCACCGACAGCCTTTACTTCACGATCGCCCGGAAATTCTTTTACAAGTCCATTAACTGCAACCCGGGCTTTGCATCGGGCTACCAGAAACTGGCTGCGCTTTATTCCCGTGCAAAATACGAAGACAGCGCCCTAGCCATACTGCACTATGCGGTGGAAATGAACCCGGAAAATGGAGAGGTGTTCCGGAACCTGGGTACCTATTATTTATACAACCGCAGGGATACATTACAGGCAGAGGAAAATTTTAAAAAAGCGATCGCACTGGATCCTTCTACGGGTGATAATTATTTTGCGCTGGCAAGGCTTTACCGCAAACAGAAAAATAAAGACAAGGCCATTGCGGTGTATACCGAAGCGCTGGATAAGATCGGCAGCAACCGGGACCTCTACAATGAACTGGGAAATGTTTATTTTGAAGCCCCTTCACAATTTGACATGGCCATCCGTTTTTATAAGAAGGCCCTGCAGATCGATCCCACCCTCGCCTATGTTCATTTCAACCTCGGGAAACTGTATGGTGTAAAAGATGCGGTAAAAGACAGTTCCATCTACCATTACAGCAAGGCTGTGCTTTACGACCCCGACCGTTTTCAGCAAATGAACTATTCCATTACCGAATTTTATACCAGCAACAAAAGAACAGCCGAGGCAAAAGCATTTTACAGACAGATGCTGGAGAAAGGGATCGCTTCAAAGTTCTGGCTGAACTCCTATACCGAGCGGCTGGTTACGATCCTGATCGAAGAAAAGGATCTTGCGGAAGCCGAACGTACTTTAAAACAGTACCTGGACCCCGGATCGGATAAAGAACTCTACGCCAAATTATCTGCCGCCATCACCGCCGGGCCTGGTAATGATTAA
- a CDS encoding caspase family protein, translating into MKLKFFLLSLLIISGSPLYAQSVYELDYYYDTGNLRQAYKAFLYSNNDGTGFIRVRYVNRQSSADILVHMDLQEDYGRDKDNNMEYGKKIFRGINPRVIRGDSGVQYTPDQYWFRVNSVSGYFEPWEVITDRAGTQYNGVYTSTNFIEMGALTQDFVLNYFTKEDGFYKNLFEPKGRGGNTVRGAKLHFISVTNTEVEDIGKTCAVDKQATYKTFSSIASVLQIPFNAKEISGTEFNKKNVLEAVNALSPGENDIVIFYYSGHGFSKKNNSLLFPYLDLRTNYKTQKLADAELNIEEVYNMINGKKGRVKLVLSDCCNWGETTRSIISPNIAGLRGSALRLNLANCQALFLSPEPVSYLMTAASKGEVSAGTLAKGGFFTSQFRESLEKYMGIGFTDEFSWWDVVNQAQAETIKVARGVDCPQPENNKIIKPCKQTPLFKKN; encoded by the coding sequence ATGAAATTAAAATTCTTCCTTTTATCGCTGCTTATCATTTCAGGCAGCCCCCTTTATGCCCAATCGGTGTATGAGCTGGATTATTATTATGATACCGGGAATTTGCGGCAGGCATATAAGGCATTCCTGTACAGCAACAACGACGGTACCGGCTTTATACGGGTACGGTATGTAAACCGGCAGTCCAGCGCAGATATCCTGGTGCATATGGACCTGCAGGAGGATTACGGAAGGGATAAGGATAATAATATGGAGTATGGCAAAAAGATATTCCGGGGTATAAATCCACGGGTGATCAGAGGGGATAGCGGCGTTCAGTATACCCCGGACCAGTATTGGTTCAGGGTGAATTCCGTGTCGGGGTATTTTGAACCCTGGGAGGTTATTACAGACAGGGCGGGTACGCAATACAATGGGGTATATACCAGTACTAATTTTATTGAAATGGGAGCGCTGACCCAGGATTTTGTATTAAACTATTTTACAAAAGAAGATGGCTTTTATAAAAATCTTTTTGAACCCAAAGGCCGGGGAGGAAATACCGTGCGGGGAGCTAAATTGCATTTCATTTCCGTGACCAATACCGAAGTGGAAGACATCGGGAAAACCTGCGCTGTAGATAAACAGGCAACCTATAAAACATTTTCATCCATCGCATCCGTATTGCAGATCCCTTTTAACGCAAAAGAAATTTCAGGCACGGAATTCAATAAGAAAAATGTATTGGAAGCGGTCAATGCGCTCAGCCCGGGTGAGAATGATATTGTCATCTTTTATTATTCCGGCCATGGCTTCAGTAAAAAGAACAACTCCCTTTTATTCCCTTACCTCGACCTGCGCACCAATTACAAGACGCAGAAACTTGCCGATGCGGAATTAAATATCGAAGAAGTATACAACATGATCAACGGGAAAAAGGGTAGGGTAAAACTTGTATTGAGCGATTGCTGTAACTGGGGTGAGACCACCCGGAGTATAATCAGTCCCAATATAGCCGGGCTTCGTGGATCGGCACTCCGGTTAAATCTTGCGAATTGCCAGGCATTGTTCCTGAGCCCGGAGCCGGTTTCCTATTTAATGACGGCCGCTTCCAAAGGCGAAGTGTCGGCCGGTACACTGGCTAAGGGAGGTTTTTTTACATCACAATTCAGGGAGTCGCTGGAAAAATACATGGGTATAGGTTTTACGGATGAATTTTCGTGGTGGGATGTAGTTAACCAGGCCCAGGCAGAGACCATTAAAGTAGCCAGGGGAGTGGATTGCCCGCAGCCGGAAAATAATAAGATCATTAAACCCTGCAAGCAGACCCCGTTGTTTAAAAAGAATTAG